In Juglans microcarpa x Juglans regia isolate MS1-56 chromosome 4S, Jm3101_v1.0, whole genome shotgun sequence, a single window of DNA contains:
- the LOC121263537 gene encoding uncharacterized protein LOC121263537, protein MAATFLCSWNPTLVHGSRKVNSLYPRSLEGVGQITLDQPTAKRSSSRHGCPTKISRRFSVFAVTKSSKEPSKTEETIPSWARADSDVPPPWAQDEGKESASQQTFEIPFYVYLLASAVTAIAAIGSVFEYVNLRPVFGILKSDSIFYAPLLGFFAFTGIPVSTFLWLKSVQAANKEAEEQDRRDGYL, encoded by the exons ATGGCAGCAACCTTCTTGTGTTCATGGAATCCAACTTTAGTACATGGTTCCAGAAAAGTAAATTCATTGTATCCCAGATCATTAGAAGGAGTTGGACAGATTACACTAGATCAACCAACTGCGAAAAGAAGCTCAAGTCGTCATGGCTGTCCAACGAAAATATCCCGTAGGTTTTCTGTGTTTGCTGTGACCAAAAGTTCTAAAGAGCCAAGCAAGACTGAAGAAACAATCCCTTCTTGGGCCAGGGCAGATTCAGATGTGCCCCCTCCTTGGGCTCAGGATGAAGGCAAGGAAAGTGCATCACAGCAAACATTTGAGATTCCCTTCTATGTTTATTTACTTGCCTCAGCAGTGACTGCAATTGCTGCA ATAGGCTCtgtgtttgaatatgtgaaCCTGAGGCCAGTGTTTGGAATTTTGAAATCAGACAGTATTTTTTATGCTCCACTGCTTGGATTTTTTGCATTTACTGGCATTCCCGTTTCT ACTTTCCTGTGGCTCAAATCTGTTCAAGCTGCTAACAAGGAAGCTGAAGAACAAGACCGCAGGGATGGCTATCTGTAG